In Curtobacterium sp. L6-1, a genomic segment contains:
- a CDS encoding acyltransferase family protein, whose amino-acid sequence MSVPSRDRPGPTDATRWDVQALRAFAVLAVVVYHLWPNRLPGGFVGVDVFFVISGYLITGHLLREQLRTGRIGLAGFWTRRVKRLLPGAFTTLTATGIAVLVVVPSSRWGQYGRELIASAVSLQNWQLASDSVDYLASDNRPSPFQHFWSLSVEEQFYIGLPVLLLLLGTALRRTRWADPVRTARVLLGAVVVASLVWCVVETRTAPGIAYFSTATRAWEFALGGLVATVPLVERDTVRARLVRTGGTWLGVVGLLAAVLVITPATPFPGTAALLPVLSAALVVTAGARSGLAALGRRQPVAFLGRTSYALYLWHWPAVVLLPVVLGHPLGTTSKVAVLVGSVVLAAVTTRFVEEPVRSAAWTARLRPRRVALLGLVATIAVVALGAGTLTALRVQQVQAAALTERLAAGDVDCFGAAARIGSDDPCVNPQLADVRVPAPAAVAGDDVNRPACWSNRTADFNVCSLGPTTGYRKHLLAVGDSHSNALLSAYRVIAEREHWRIDVAGHIGCYFTTAVQEAPSQAYTDSCQGWKQAARTWVSDHADDLDAVVVTHATTKSPVVVPAGSTDEETVVQGLVGAWRSATDAGVPVIAVRDNPVARDDVVACLAQMQGPTTGACDLPRDQALAAFDGNAEAVRQVGDRARYVDLTGWTCTATVCPAVIGGVLSHRDPTHLTATFATTLAPYLGSELRSALASLDR is encoded by the coding sequence ATGTCCGTACCGTCCCGCGACCGCCCCGGTCCCACCGACGCGACCCGCTGGGACGTCCAGGCACTCCGGGCCTTCGCGGTCCTCGCCGTGGTGGTCTACCACCTGTGGCCGAACCGCCTGCCCGGCGGCTTCGTGGGCGTCGACGTGTTCTTCGTGATCTCGGGCTACCTCATCACCGGGCACCTGCTCCGCGAGCAGCTGCGCACCGGACGGATCGGCCTGGCGGGCTTCTGGACACGTCGGGTGAAGCGGCTCCTGCCCGGGGCATTCACCACGCTGACGGCGACGGGCATCGCGGTGCTCGTCGTCGTGCCGAGCTCGCGGTGGGGCCAGTACGGCCGTGAGCTGATCGCTTCGGCCGTCTCCCTGCAGAACTGGCAACTGGCGTCCGACTCGGTCGACTACCTGGCGAGCGACAACCGTCCCTCGCCGTTCCAGCACTTCTGGTCGCTGTCCGTCGAGGAGCAGTTCTACATCGGCCTGCCGGTGCTCCTCCTGCTGCTCGGGACGGCCCTCCGCCGCACCCGGTGGGCCGACCCGGTCCGCACCGCCCGCGTGCTCCTGGGCGCCGTGGTGGTCGCGTCGCTGGTGTGGTGCGTCGTCGAGACCCGCACCGCCCCGGGCATCGCCTACTTCTCCACGGCGACGCGTGCGTGGGAGTTCGCGCTCGGCGGGCTCGTCGCGACGGTGCCGCTCGTCGAGCGGGACACCGTCCGCGCCCGGCTGGTCCGGACGGGAGGCACGTGGCTCGGTGTCGTCGGCCTGCTCGCCGCCGTCCTCGTGATCACCCCGGCGACGCCGTTCCCGGGCACCGCCGCGCTCCTGCCGGTGCTGTCCGCCGCGCTCGTCGTCACGGCCGGCGCGCGGAGCGGGCTGGCGGCGCTCGGCCGCCGGCAGCCGGTGGCGTTCCTCGGGCGGACCTCGTACGCGCTGTACCTCTGGCACTGGCCGGCCGTCGTGCTCCTGCCCGTCGTGCTCGGCCACCCGCTGGGGACGACGAGCAAGGTCGCGGTGCTCGTCGGCTCGGTCGTGCTCGCCGCGGTCACGACGCGGTTCGTCGAGGAGCCGGTGCGCTCGGCGGCGTGGACGGCACGGCTGCGTCCCCGCCGCGTCGCGCTGCTCGGTCTCGTCGCGACGATCGCCGTCGTGGCCCTCGGCGCCGGCACGCTCACGGCGCTCCGGGTGCAGCAGGTGCAGGCGGCGGCGTTGACGGAGCGGCTCGCCGCCGGTGACGTCGACTGCTTCGGCGCGGCCGCGCGGATCGGCTCCGACGACCCGTGCGTGAACCCGCAGCTGGCCGACGTGCGGGTGCCCGCCCCGGCCGCCGTCGCGGGTGACGACGTGAACCGCCCGGCCTGCTGGTCGAACCGCACCGCCGACTTCAACGTCTGCTCGCTCGGGCCGACGACCGGGTACCGGAAGCACCTGCTGGCGGTCGGCGACTCGCACAGCAACGCGCTGCTGTCGGCGTACCGGGTGATCGCCGAGCGCGAGCACTGGCGCATCGACGTCGCGGGTCACATCGGCTGCTACTTCACGACCGCGGTGCAGGAGGCGCCGTCGCAGGCGTACACCGACAGCTGCCAGGGCTGGAAGCAGGCCGCGCGGACGTGGGTGTCCGACCACGCCGACGACCTGGACGCGGTCGTGGTGACGCACGCGACGACGAAGAGCCCGGTGGTCGTCCCGGCGGGCAGCACGGACGAGGAGACCGTCGTGCAGGGCCTCGTCGGCGCGTGGCGCTCGGCGACGGACGCGGGCGTGCCGGTGATCGCCGTCCGCGACAACCCGGTCGCCCGCGACGACGTCGTCGCCTGCCTGGCGCAGATGCAGGGGCCGACGACCGGCGCGTGCGACCTGCCGCGCGACCAGGCACTGGCCGCGTTCGACGGCAACGCCGAGGCGGTCCGGCAGGTCGGCGACCGCGCACGGTACGTCGACCTGACCGGGTGGACCTGCACCGCGACCGTCTGCCCCGCGGTGATCGGCGGCGTCCTGAGCCACCGCGACCCCACGCACCTGACGGCCACCTTCGCGACGACCCTGGCGCCGTACCTCGGGTCGGAGCTCCGGTCTGCCCTGGCCTCGCTCGACCGGTGA
- the manA gene encoding mannose-6-phosphate isomerase, class I, whose product MFLGITNTPRDYAWGSVSAIPELLGRTVTGVPQAELWLGAHAGSPSVVVNPAMVGGADTLLDWIDAEPQTALGAERTGLPFLLKVLAAAAPLSLQAHPTPEQAREGFDREEAAGVPLDDPARNYKDPFPKPELVVALSERFEALSGFRPVSEALAEVEALDAGSGRLGPLVVHLQHGLEDTVRWLEETDDSARAVIGAVGHLATEAVAAAGPDAVVSPNTATAADLARAYPEDPGVVVSLLMHRVTLARGEAMYLPAGNIHAYLDGLGIELMAPSDNVLRGGLTPKHVDVPELLRVLDFTAHPAPLLEPEHLAPAVDRFAPEGVGFALVRVTSDGRPVGLGTGGTAPLDGPSIAICTEGAVTLVGAHSATLLRQGESCYVTPDEGDVTVEADAGSGATATVFIATGA is encoded by the coding sequence ATGTTCCTCGGCATCACGAACACCCCGCGCGACTACGCCTGGGGGTCCGTCTCCGCGATCCCCGAACTGCTCGGACGCACCGTCACCGGCGTCCCGCAGGCCGAACTCTGGCTCGGCGCGCACGCCGGCAGCCCGAGCGTCGTCGTCAACCCGGCGATGGTCGGCGGCGCCGACACGCTCCTCGACTGGATCGACGCCGAGCCGCAGACCGCCCTCGGTGCCGAGCGCACCGGCCTGCCGTTCCTGCTCAAGGTGCTCGCCGCCGCCGCACCGCTGTCCCTGCAGGCACACCCCACGCCCGAGCAGGCGCGCGAGGGCTTCGACCGCGAGGAGGCCGCCGGCGTCCCGCTCGACGACCCGGCCCGCAACTACAAGGACCCATTCCCGAAGCCCGAGCTCGTCGTCGCGCTGAGCGAACGGTTCGAGGCGCTGAGCGGCTTCCGCCCGGTGTCCGAGGCGCTCGCCGAGGTCGAGGCGCTCGACGCCGGCTCCGGCCGGCTCGGCCCGCTGGTCGTGCACCTGCAGCACGGGCTCGAGGACACCGTCCGCTGGCTCGAGGAGACCGACGACTCGGCACGCGCGGTGATCGGCGCGGTCGGGCACCTGGCCACCGAAGCCGTCGCCGCCGCCGGGCCGGACGCCGTCGTGTCGCCGAACACCGCGACCGCCGCCGACCTCGCCCGCGCCTACCCGGAGGACCCGGGCGTCGTGGTGTCGCTCCTCATGCACCGGGTGACGCTCGCCCGCGGCGAGGCGATGTACCTGCCCGCGGGCAACATCCACGCGTACCTCGACGGCCTGGGCATCGAGCTGATGGCGCCGTCCGACAACGTGCTCCGCGGCGGACTCACCCCGAAGCACGTCGACGTCCCGGAGCTGCTGCGCGTCCTCGACTTCACCGCGCACCCGGCACCGCTGCTGGAGCCGGAGCACCTGGCGCCGGCGGTCGACCGCTTCGCCCCCGAGGGCGTCGGCTTCGCGCTCGTCCGGGTGACGAGCGACGGCCGTCCCGTCGGGCTCGGCACGGGCGGGACCGCACCGCTCGACGGCCCGTCGATCGCGATCTGCACCGAGGGGGCCGTTACGCTCGTCGGCGCCCACTCGGCCACGCTGCTCCGCCAGGGGGAGTCCTGCTACGTGACGCCAGACGAGGGCGACGTCACCGTCGAGGCCGACGCGGGCAGCGGCGCCACCGCCACGGTCTTCATCGCGACCGGCGCGTAG
- the galE gene encoding UDP-glucose 4-epimerase GalE — MSWLVTGGAGYIGSHVVRALGSAGIDTVAFDDLSSGFRAFVPRDVPFVEGTILDGALLERTLREHDVTGVVHVAGFKYAGVSVERPLHTYEQNVTGMATLLRAMAAVDVDKVVFSSSAAVYGTPDVDVVVEETPKAPESPYGESKLIGEWLLRDMEVARGFTTTSLRYFNVVGSGEPDLYDASPHNLFPLVFDALLAGRTPRINGDDYATPDGTCVRDYVHVADLAHSHAVAARKLEAGEPLERAYNLGSGDGVSVRQIMDAMARGTGIDFRPEVAPRRAGDPARIVATGEAAGRDLEWAMRHTLDEMVTSAWEARRRAA, encoded by the coding sequence ATGAGTTGGTTGGTCACCGGCGGTGCCGGGTACATCGGGTCCCACGTCGTCCGAGCGCTGGGTTCGGCGGGCATCGACACGGTCGCGTTCGACGACCTCTCGAGCGGGTTCCGGGCCTTCGTGCCCCGGGACGTCCCCTTCGTCGAGGGCACCATCCTCGACGGCGCCCTGCTCGAGCGCACCCTGCGTGAGCACGACGTGACCGGGGTCGTGCACGTCGCCGGCTTCAAGTACGCGGGCGTCTCGGTCGAGCGACCGCTGCACACCTACGAGCAGAACGTCACCGGCATGGCGACCCTGCTGCGCGCGATGGCCGCGGTGGACGTCGACAAGGTCGTGTTCTCGTCGAGCGCGGCCGTCTACGGCACGCCGGACGTCGACGTCGTGGTCGAGGAGACGCCGAAGGCCCCCGAGTCCCCGTACGGCGAGTCGAAGCTCATCGGCGAGTGGCTGCTGCGCGACATGGAGGTCGCGCGGGGCTTCACCACGACGTCGCTGCGCTACTTCAACGTGGTCGGGTCGGGGGAGCCGGACCTGTACGACGCCAGCCCGCACAACCTCTTCCCGCTCGTCTTCGACGCCCTGCTCGCCGGTCGCACGCCCCGGATCAACGGCGACGACTACGCCACCCCGGACGGCACGTGCGTCCGCGACTACGTCCACGTCGCCGACCTGGCGCACTCGCACGCCGTCGCCGCCCGGAAGCTCGAGGCCGGTGAGCCGCTCGAGCGCGCCTACAACCTCGGCAGCGGGGACGGCGTCAGCGTCCGCCAGATCATGGACGCGATGGCCCGGGGGACCGGCATCGACTTCCGTCCCGAGGTCGCGCCGCGTCGCGCCGGCGACCCGGCACGCATCGTCGCCACCGGCGAGGCGGCCGGGCGGGACCTGGAGTGGGCGATGCGGCACACGCTCGACGAGATGGTGACGAGCGCCTGGGAGGCCCGGCGCCGGGCCGCGTAG
- a CDS encoding WhiB family transcriptional regulator, translating into MLPQPRRQGVIRVSASDFEAGVPNDWHVDPVALGVPGVRRPSDADEENPLSWQVDSLCAQTDPEAFFPEKGGSTREAKKICTSCEVRTQCLEYALENDERFGIWGGLSERERRKLRKRA; encoded by the coding sequence ATGCTCCCGCAACCGAGACGTCAAGGGGTGATCAGGGTGAGTGCATCCGACTTCGAAGCCGGAGTGCCGAACGACTGGCACGTCGACCCCGTCGCGCTCGGTGTGCCGGGTGTCCGCCGGCCGTCCGACGCCGACGAGGAGAACCCGCTCTCGTGGCAGGTCGACTCGCTGTGCGCGCAGACCGACCCCGAGGCCTTCTTCCCCGAGAAGGGCGGCTCGACGCGCGAGGCCAAGAAGATCTGCACCTCGTGCGAGGTCCGCACCCAGTGCCTCGAGTACGCCCTCGAGAACGACGAACGCTTCGGCATCTGGGGCGGGCTGTCCGAGCGCGAGCGCCGGAAGCTGCGCAAGCGCGCCTAG